In a single window of the Tellurirhabdus bombi genome:
- a CDS encoding AAA family ATPase: MSWNVPASQFNFSPDDDDFPHIHYFVSRFGVFPNHLHCRGEYQSSLTDYLASHHFELVYERMELHSKQTDYSFWAHPDGVLLRLHYLPSMKVFSLQGNYTTQETLLNALDGMADYRVPEADNSLGKVGLITQQYNELVVEETQLKLLPLDIRKHYNEDLEPVYEKLIARLNTANEKGLIILHGKPGTGKTNLIRHLTTQVSKQVLVLPPQLVEVMTQPGFIPFLLEQRNSVLVIEEAEQVLISRENDVRNSAVSNLLNLTDGLLADCLAIQVICTFNTDIGRLDPALLRKGRLIARYEFQELATEKANLLLAERGLTHQSNHPMTLSDIYHLEEEVQFSAQNQRSIGF, encoded by the coding sequence ATGTCCTGGAATGTACCCGCTAGTCAGTTTAATTTTTCACCCGACGATGATGACTTTCCGCATATTCATTACTTCGTCAGCCGGTTCGGTGTTTTCCCGAATCATTTACACTGCCGGGGCGAATACCAAAGCTCATTAACGGATTATCTGGCCAGTCATCATTTTGAATTGGTTTACGAGCGAATGGAGTTGCACTCCAAACAGACTGATTATTCGTTTTGGGCGCATCCCGACGGTGTTTTGCTTCGTCTGCATTACCTTCCGTCAATGAAAGTCTTCTCGTTGCAGGGTAATTACACCACGCAGGAAACCTTGCTGAATGCACTGGATGGCATGGCTGACTATCGCGTTCCAGAAGCCGATAATTCGCTGGGAAAAGTAGGTTTAATTACGCAGCAATACAACGAATTGGTGGTTGAAGAAACCCAGCTAAAACTGCTTCCGCTCGACATTCGCAAGCATTATAACGAGGATCTGGAACCGGTTTACGAGAAATTAATCGCTCGTCTGAACACGGCTAACGAGAAAGGTTTGATTATACTGCACGGCAAGCCGGGGACGGGCAAAACCAACCTCATCCGCCACCTGACAACGCAGGTTTCGAAGCAGGTGCTGGTGTTGCCTCCGCAACTCGTGGAGGTGATGACGCAGCCGGGCTTCATTCCCTTTCTGCTCGAACAGCGAAATTCGGTACTCGTCATTGAAGAAGCGGAGCAAGTGCTGATTTCCCGCGAAAACGATGTGCGCAATTCGGCTGTCTCAAACTTATTGAATTTAACGGATGGCTTGCTGGCTGACTGTCTGGCAATTCAGGTTATCTGTACCTTCAACACGGATATTGGCCGACTTGATCCGGCCCTGCTCCGCAAAGGCCGCCTCATTGCCCGCTACGAATTTCAGGAACTAGCCACCGAAAAAGCCAATCTGCTGCTGGCCGAACGGGGCTTGACTCACCAAAGTAATCACCCGATGACGCTTTCGGATATTTATCACCTCGAGGAGGAAGTTCAGTTCTCGGCGCAAAACCAACGAAGTATCGGATTTTAA
- a CDS encoding UDP-N-acetylmuramoyl-tripeptide--D-alanyl-D-alanine ligase, protein MSISINELYDRFCECSSISTDTRKITEGCLFLALKGDKFDGNLFAATALEQGARYAVIDNPELVTDERFLLVADGLTALQELARFHRQTLQIPVIGLTGSNGKTTTKELIAAVLSKKYRTYATFGNLNNHIGVPLTLLAIRNDGPNPDGPNDDFEMAVVEMGANHQGEIQLLSSIAQPTHGLITNVGKAHLEGFGGEVGVRKGKGELFDWLAAHSGTVFVHGTNTTLQEMQRERQFNEVVHYLGDNAFFRATLLQESPVIIYRDENDQEVTTHLSGQYNFDNIAAALCLGKYFGVPAEEANAAIADYNPTNNRSQVIQRGSNTILMDAYNANPSSMEAAIQNFIKRDAARKVVILGDMYELGDESPAEHAALGELIAKGKFDTVILAGKDMKYALKALPRAYYFPDKFSLHNWIMDNPFTDTHILIKGSRGMGLETIVQFL, encoded by the coding sequence ATGAGCATTTCGATCAACGAACTCTACGACCGCTTCTGCGAGTGCAGCAGCATTTCAACAGATACCCGCAAAATAACCGAAGGTTGTCTGTTTTTAGCTTTAAAAGGCGATAAATTTGACGGGAATCTATTTGCCGCAACAGCGCTGGAACAAGGCGCTCGCTACGCCGTTATCGACAATCCAGAATTGGTTACGGACGAGCGGTTTTTGCTGGTAGCCGATGGACTGACGGCCTTGCAGGAACTCGCTCGTTTTCACCGGCAAACGCTTCAGATTCCGGTAATTGGCCTGACAGGCTCGAACGGCAAAACCACCACCAAAGAACTGATTGCCGCCGTCTTGTCCAAGAAATACCGAACCTACGCCACTTTTGGCAACCTGAACAATCACATTGGTGTTCCGCTGACGCTGCTGGCGATCCGCAATGATGGTCCAAATCCAGATGGTCCGAACGATGATTTTGAGATGGCCGTAGTCGAGATGGGCGCTAACCACCAGGGCGAAATCCAGCTCCTGTCCTCCATTGCGCAACCCACGCACGGCCTGATCACCAATGTTGGAAAAGCGCATTTGGAAGGCTTTGGCGGTGAAGTAGGCGTTCGGAAAGGAAAAGGCGAGCTTTTCGACTGGCTGGCCGCCCATTCCGGGACCGTTTTTGTTCACGGCACCAACACAACCTTGCAGGAAATGCAGCGCGAACGGCAGTTTAACGAAGTAGTGCACTATCTGGGTGATAATGCCTTCTTTCGGGCGACGCTCTTGCAGGAATCCCCCGTGATTATTTACCGCGACGAAAACGACCAGGAAGTAACTACGCATCTGAGCGGTCAGTATAATTTCGACAACATCGCGGCGGCTTTGTGCCTGGGTAAGTATTTTGGTGTTCCGGCGGAGGAAGCCAACGCCGCCATCGCGGATTATAACCCAACCAATAACCGGTCACAGGTCATTCAGCGGGGAAGCAATACAATATTGATGGACGCCTACAATGCCAATCCAAGCTCGATGGAGGCGGCCATCCAGAATTTCATTAAGCGGGATGCCGCCCGTAAAGTGGTGATTCTGGGCGATATGTACGAATTGGGCGACGAAAGCCCCGCCGAACACGCGGCCCTGGGTGAACTCATCGCGAAAGGGAAATTCGACACGGTCATTCTGGCCGGAAAAGACATGAAATACGCGCTGAAAGCGCTGCCGCGGGCGTATTATTTCCCGGATAAGTTTTCCCTGCATAACTGGATCATGGACAATCCTTTTACTGATACGCACATCCTGATCAAAGGCTCGCGGGGCATGGGTCTGGAAACGATTGTGCAGTTCCTGTGA
- a CDS encoding tryptophan-rich sensory protein — translation MKNDRLRQFLVVFTIISVLIMNYLSQTLPIGGQTNGQVSDRFHTDFTPAGYAFSIWSIIYLGLFCFAIYQLLPSQRTNPRFRATGLLVIINGILNCLWLVAFQNEYFSTSVLIIFGMVLTALGINLGLRLGARETPQDEALIKEVSTAEKWLARVPFAIYFGWLTVASIANVSVWLLANGWSGWGLDTQTWSEIMMVGGLMIGLFTFIRIRSYAYLLVFTWAYIAIAVEQQPNGSVPHVAIAGAAIAAVVALIAFLRGNPRTDTTYTGLPGKLSPEKGH, via the coding sequence ATGAAAAACGATAGACTCAGACAGTTTCTGGTCGTTTTTACGATCATCTCTGTCCTCATTATGAACTACTTGTCCCAAACGCTACCCATTGGCGGGCAGACAAACGGGCAGGTATCCGACCGATTCCATACCGATTTCACCCCGGCGGGGTACGCTTTTTCGATCTGGAGCATAATTTATCTGGGCTTATTTTGTTTTGCCATTTATCAGCTCCTGCCTTCTCAACGAACTAATCCCCGCTTTCGGGCAACCGGTTTACTGGTGATTATCAACGGTATCCTGAACTGTTTGTGGTTGGTGGCTTTCCAGAATGAATATTTCAGCACATCGGTCCTGATTATATTTGGCATGGTCCTGACGGCGCTGGGCATCAACCTCGGTTTGCGACTCGGCGCCCGGGAAACGCCCCAGGACGAGGCCCTGATTAAAGAAGTGTCAACGGCGGAGAAATGGCTCGCCCGCGTGCCGTTTGCAATTTATTTCGGTTGGTTAACGGTTGCCTCTATCGCGAATGTTTCGGTCTGGCTGCTAGCGAACGGCTGGAGCGGCTGGGGGCTGGATACCCAAACCTGGTCTGAGATCATGATGGTAGGCGGGCTAATGATTGGACTTTTTACGTTTATCCGTATTCGGAGTTATGCCTATTTGCTGGTATTTACCTGGGCGTATATTGCCATTGCCGTCGAGCAGCAACCCAACGGCTCCGTTCCACACGTAGCGATTGCAGGGGCAGCCATTGCCGCGGTGGTAGCATTAATTGCCTTTTTGCGGGGTAATCCACGGACTGATACCACGTATACAGGACTTCCGGGCAAACTTTCTCCCGAGAAAGGGCATTAA
- a CDS encoding lysophospholipid acyltransferase family protein: MSVTKKHSGQPHGRNEKQSSPGSALYSIWCAFWFIAFFLMLFPFTFVFLQRKEWKPYAHKINYIWGRLFFGIIGMPIEIDYQYKPDPKKTYVFCANHFSYLDIAVMGVIIRNYYAFVGKHAVKRVPLFGYMFSKLHIQVNREQANSRVYSLTKAIKTLASGRSIVIYPEGGIKSNQPPKMHHPFKDGAFKMAVQQQVPIVPISLLTNHKILPDTKPFRMHRHAMKAVVHQPIDTKGLTMDDVDRLKEETFRVIDEALMSQEKSLTNV, from the coding sequence ATGAGTGTAACAAAAAAACATAGTGGTCAGCCGCACGGTAGAAACGAGAAGCAATCGAGTCCTGGTTCGGCCCTGTATTCCATTTGGTGTGCATTCTGGTTCATTGCATTTTTTCTGATGCTGTTTCCGTTCACCTTTGTTTTTTTACAACGAAAAGAATGGAAACCGTATGCCCACAAGATCAACTACATCTGGGGGCGGCTCTTTTTCGGAATCATCGGAATGCCCATTGAGATCGATTACCAGTACAAGCCCGATCCGAAAAAGACGTACGTATTTTGTGCCAATCACTTTTCGTACCTGGATATTGCCGTGATGGGCGTCATTATTCGGAATTACTACGCCTTTGTCGGGAAACATGCCGTGAAGCGGGTGCCGCTGTTTGGGTATATGTTTTCTAAACTGCACATTCAGGTAAACCGTGAACAGGCAAACAGCCGGGTTTATTCCCTGACGAAAGCCATCAAAACGCTGGCGTCGGGACGAAGCATCGTTATTTATCCCGAAGGCGGTATAAAGTCTAATCAGCCACCCAAAATGCACCATCCTTTTAAAGACGGTGCGTTTAAAATGGCGGTGCAGCAGCAGGTACCCATTGTACCAATTTCGCTTCTGACTAACCACAAGATTTTGCCCGATACCAAGCCGTTTCGGATGCATCGCCACGCGATGAAGGCCGTTGTACATCAGCCCATTGACACAAAAGGTTTGACAATGGATGATGTTGATCGGTTGAAAGAAGAGACGTTTCGGGTAATTGACGAGGCGTTAATGAGCCAGGAAAAAAGCTTAACGAATGTTTGA
- the folK gene encoding 2-amino-4-hydroxy-6-hydroxymethyldihydropteridine diphosphokinase — MAETLHTVYILLGANLGDRQAMLQRAQEEIKVDIGPILMQSGRYETAPWGVTDQPNYVNQVLKVLTPFLPEAVLTITQRIEERLGRVRREKWGSRVIDIDILFFDDLIHESATLTIPHPYIQDRRFVLVPLVDIAPDYEHPVLKKTSRQLLEECRDAGEITQLSD; from the coding sequence ATGGCTGAGACGCTTCACACCGTTTATATATTGTTGGGGGCTAATTTGGGCGACCGGCAGGCAATGCTTCAGCGTGCCCAGGAAGAAATCAAGGTAGACATTGGCCCTATTCTGATGCAGTCCGGGCGCTACGAAACGGCACCCTGGGGCGTTACCGACCAACCCAATTACGTGAATCAGGTTTTGAAAGTACTCACGCCTTTTCTGCCCGAAGCCGTCTTGACGATAACGCAGCGCATCGAGGAACGTCTGGGGCGGGTGCGGCGCGAAAAATGGGGCAGCCGGGTAATTGATATTGATATTCTGTTTTTTGATGACCTCATTCACGAATCAGCTACGCTAACCATTCCCCACCCTTACATTCAGGATCGGCGTTTTGTGCTGGTTCCGCTGGTTGATATTGCGCCGGATTATGAACACCCTGTCCTAAAAAAAACATCCCGGCAACTGCTTGAGGAGTGCCGGGATGCGGGAGAAATCACCCAATTATCGGACTGA
- the gatC gene encoding Asp-tRNA(Asn)/Glu-tRNA(Gln) amidotransferase subunit GatC: protein MKVDHETLHKIAHLARLEVKPEEEQPLISSLNNVLTWMEELNEIDTTGVEPLTHISTELNVLREDVVKEHLTREEGLKNAPAKDEHYFRVPKVIE from the coding sequence ATGAAAGTAGATCACGAAACACTCCATAAAATTGCACATCTGGCCCGGCTGGAAGTGAAACCGGAAGAAGAACAGCCGCTAATCAGCAGTCTAAACAACGTGCTGACCTGGATGGAAGAATTAAACGAAATCGATACCACTGGCGTTGAGCCGCTCACGCATATTTCAACCGAACTGAATGTGCTGCGGGAAGACGTGGTGAAAGAACACCTGACCCGCGAAGAAGGCTTGAAAAATGCGCCTGCGAAGGACGAACACTATTTTCGGGTACCTAAAGTAATCGAGTAG